A window from Gossypium raimondii isolate GPD5lz chromosome 7, ASM2569854v1, whole genome shotgun sequence encodes these proteins:
- the LOC105801263 gene encoding uncharacterized protein LOC105801263 isoform X2 — MACLSLCLPEGEFDELLEHVPLSTRRKLLLSPTVPFENQVETSSCLGPLSLPPCSARDQVDQHLAKDSPNYKVTSGLPINVNSERHQADELTGTEANADASGLQINAGVFLPPNPVPSNVPGVIKVDCADKMLPSLSKEDANSSATTGVIASCQDVDLPINGNSQGSESDHLKGNQADASEQEKINFDVPLSSDVSTIEKVDCADNMLLSLSNEDTNNSASTGVTGVNMMDKKLSDFTYGELDHIVLKERRKLLLKRKFMELEKPAVKGIPVGLREDTIANSTRSIKQELQPIDGECLTSQNQFNDIPIRNAANLSGFSANDSSSLEDSAWRNKEKLQYVDGKSWLSGIEYNDIPNRSASNFQRTSSTGTESDRSGKRMGDSNIVCPSQRTSMEFTLRDGDDSVPASTNICSSALNTSVKLKVEPLDYSNLQNPERSTFGNMVSVKCEEDISDGIDHMLFRDRMKLLTPFEGFKLNFSNNFECLGQSEPAAFGFSLFVSEPAKPIMISRPRSRKKTATDSVVTALEEDAPELLKVLRDQGVSVDEIKLYGESENYDALDESFNEDSFSELEAVMTKLFSQRSHFLKFSSIRCAKGSKPSYCLACLFSLVEQTRYLQFRRWPVEWGWCRDLQSFIFVFKRHHRIVLERPEYGYATYFFELLDSLPVGWQVMRLVTAMKLTRCGRITLIENKPLSVGEDLSEGEAKVLMQYGWVPNTGLGTMLNYCDRVVHDRKNESDSSEWRSKIGKLLVDAYNGGNIVSASLVEDVIEQDSERTQIKTEL; from the exons ATGGCTTGTCTAAGTCTTTGCCTTCCGGAAGGTGAATTTGACGAGTTACTTGAACATGTTCCTTTATCAACAAGGCGAAAATTGTTACTTTCTCCCACCGTCCCGTTCGAAAACCAAGTCGAAACCTCCAGTTGCCTG GGCCCTCTCTCTCTCCCTCCTTGCTCTGCCCGAGATCAGGTGGATCAGCATTTGGCAAAAGATAGTCCTAATTACAAAGTTACTTCTG GTTTGCCTATAAATGTCAACAGTGAAAGACATCAAGCAGATGAGCTGACAGGTACTGAAGCTAATGCTGATGCTTCCGGATTGCAAATTAATGCTGGTGTCTTTCTGCCACCAAATCCAGTGCCGTCAAATGTTCCTGGTGTTATCAAGGTTGACTGTGCTGATAAAATGCTGCCTAGTTTATCAAAAGAAGATGCAAATAGTTCTGCTACTACTGGTGTTATAGCTTCTTGCCAAGATGTAGATTTGCCTATAAATGGTAACAGCCAAGGAAGTGAATCTGACCACCTGAAAGGTAATCAAGCTGATGCTTCTGAACAGGAGAAGATCAATTTTGATGTGCCTCTGTCTTCAGATGTTTCTACTATTGAAAAAGTTGACTGTGCTGATAACATGCTGTTGAGTTTATCAAATGAGGATACAAACAATTCTGCCAGTACTGGTGTTACGGGTGTGAATATGATGGATAAAAAGCTCAGTGACTTTACATATGGTGAACTTGACCACATTGTattgaaagaaagaagaaaattgcTTCTAAAAAG GAAATTTATGGAACTGGAAAAGCCAGCTGTAAAG GGCATCCCTGTGGGGTTGAGAGAAGATACTATAGCTAATTCTACCAGGAGCATTAAACAAGAGCTTCAGCCTATTGATGGAGAATGTTTAACATCTCAAAATCAATTTAATGATATTCCTATAAGAAATGCTGCCAATCTTTCTGGTTTTTCAGCAAATGATTCATCTAGTTTGGAAGACTCTGCTTGGAGGAACAAAGAAAAGCTTCAGTATGTTGATGGAAAATCCTGGTTGAGTGGAATTGAATATAATGACATACCTAACAGAAGTGCTTCTAATTTTCAAAGAACTTCTTCCACTG GGACTGAATCTGATAGGTCAGGAAAAAGAATGGGAGATAGCAACATAGTTTGTCCCTCTCAGAGAACATCAATGGAGTTTACATTGCGTGATGGAGATGATTCTGTTCCTGCAAGTACAAATATATGCAGTTCAGCTTTGAATACTTCGGTCAAACTGAAAGTTGAACCATTAGATTATAGTAACTTGCAAAACCCAGAGAGGAGCACTTTTGGTAACATGGTATCAGTGAAGTGTGAAGAGGACATCTCTGATGGGATAGACCATATGCTATTTCGAGATCGGATGAAGCTGCTTACACCATTTGAGGGTTTTAAATTGAACTTTTCCAACAATTTTGAGTGCTTGGGGCAAAGTGAGCCTGCTGCCTTTGGATTTAGCCTCTTTGTTTCAGAACCTGCCAAACCTATAATGATAAGCCGTCCAAGGAGTAGAAAGaagactgccac GGATTCGGTTGTAACAGCATTAGAAGAAGATGCACCTGAACTTCTCAAG GTGTTGCGTGATCAAGGTGTGTCAGTTGATGAAATTAAGCTTTATGGGGAGTCAGAGAATTACGATGCCTTAGATGAATCATTCAACGAAGATAGCTTCTCAGAGCTTGAAGCTGTGATGACAAAG CTTTTCTCTCAGCGCAGccattttttaaagttttcttcTATACGATGTGCTAAGGGCTCAAAACCTAGTTATTGCTTGGCTTGCCTATTCTCACTTGTGGAGCAG ACACGTTATCTGCAGTTCCGTAGATGGCCAGTTGAATGGGGTTGGTGCCGGGATCTTCAATCATTTATATTTGTCTTTAAAAGACACCACAG AATTGTACTTGAACGTCCAGAATATGGTTATGCAACATACTTCTTTGAGCTGTTAGATTCCTTACCCGTTGGTTGGCAGGTGATGAGATTGGTGACTGCCATGAAGCTTACTAGGTGTGGCAGGATAACGCTGATTGAGAACAAACCATTATCG GTTGGCGAAGACTTGAGTGAAGGTGAGGCAAAGGTGTTAATGCAGTATGGTTGGGTCCCGAATACTGGCTTGGGAACAATGCTCAATTACTGTGACAGAGTTGTCCATGATAGAAAAAATGAGAGCGACAGCTCGGAATGGAGATCAAAAATAGGAAAGCTGCTAGTAGATGCATATAACGGTGGAAATATTGTCTCTGCTAGTCTTGTAGAGGATGTCATCGAACAGGACAGTGAGCGAACACAGATTAAAACTGAACTTTGA
- the LOC105801263 gene encoding uncharacterized protein LOC105801263 isoform X1, whose product MACLSLCLPEGEFDELLEHVPLSTRRKLLLSPTVPFENQVETSSCLGPLSLPPCSARDQVDQHLAKDSPNYKVTSGAIEVATNKDPLDSAAFSQDSQLASSLHDVGLPINVNSERHQADELTGTEANADASGLQINAGVFLPPNPVPSNVPGVIKVDCADKMLPSLSKEDANSSATTGVIASCQDVDLPINGNSQGSESDHLKGNQADASEQEKINFDVPLSSDVSTIEKVDCADNMLLSLSNEDTNNSASTGVTGVNMMDKKLSDFTYGELDHIVLKERRKLLLKRKFMELEKPAVKGIPVGLREDTIANSTRSIKQELQPIDGECLTSQNQFNDIPIRNAANLSGFSANDSSSLEDSAWRNKEKLQYVDGKSWLSGIEYNDIPNRSASNFQRTSSTGTESDRSGKRMGDSNIVCPSQRTSMEFTLRDGDDSVPASTNICSSALNTSVKLKVEPLDYSNLQNPERSTFGNMVSVKCEEDISDGIDHMLFRDRMKLLTPFEGFKLNFSNNFECLGQSEPAAFGFSLFVSEPAKPIMISRPRSRKKTATDSVVTALEEDAPELLKVLRDQGVSVDEIKLYGESENYDALDESFNEDSFSELEAVMTKLFSQRSHFLKFSSIRCAKGSKPSYCLACLFSLVEQTRYLQFRRWPVEWGWCRDLQSFIFVFKRHHRIVLERPEYGYATYFFELLDSLPVGWQVMRLVTAMKLTRCGRITLIENKPLSVGEDLSEGEAKVLMQYGWVPNTGLGTMLNYCDRVVHDRKNESDSSEWRSKIGKLLVDAYNGGNIVSASLVEDVIEQDSERTQIKTEL is encoded by the exons ATGGCTTGTCTAAGTCTTTGCCTTCCGGAAGGTGAATTTGACGAGTTACTTGAACATGTTCCTTTATCAACAAGGCGAAAATTGTTACTTTCTCCCACCGTCCCGTTCGAAAACCAAGTCGAAACCTCCAGTTGCCTG GGCCCTCTCTCTCTCCCTCCTTGCTCTGCCCGAGATCAGGTGGATCAGCATTTGGCAAAAGATAGTCCTAATTACAAAGTTACTTCTGGTGCTATTGAAGTTGCAACTAACAAAGATCCATTAGATTCTGCTGCATTTTCTCAAGATTCTCAGCTGGCCTCTTCTCTCCATGATGTAGGTTTGCCTATAAATGTCAACAGTGAAAGACATCAAGCAGATGAGCTGACAGGTACTGAAGCTAATGCTGATGCTTCCGGATTGCAAATTAATGCTGGTGTCTTTCTGCCACCAAATCCAGTGCCGTCAAATGTTCCTGGTGTTATCAAGGTTGACTGTGCTGATAAAATGCTGCCTAGTTTATCAAAAGAAGATGCAAATAGTTCTGCTACTACTGGTGTTATAGCTTCTTGCCAAGATGTAGATTTGCCTATAAATGGTAACAGCCAAGGAAGTGAATCTGACCACCTGAAAGGTAATCAAGCTGATGCTTCTGAACAGGAGAAGATCAATTTTGATGTGCCTCTGTCTTCAGATGTTTCTACTATTGAAAAAGTTGACTGTGCTGATAACATGCTGTTGAGTTTATCAAATGAGGATACAAACAATTCTGCCAGTACTGGTGTTACGGGTGTGAATATGATGGATAAAAAGCTCAGTGACTTTACATATGGTGAACTTGACCACATTGTattgaaagaaagaagaaaattgcTTCTAAAAAG GAAATTTATGGAACTGGAAAAGCCAGCTGTAAAG GGCATCCCTGTGGGGTTGAGAGAAGATACTATAGCTAATTCTACCAGGAGCATTAAACAAGAGCTTCAGCCTATTGATGGAGAATGTTTAACATCTCAAAATCAATTTAATGATATTCCTATAAGAAATGCTGCCAATCTTTCTGGTTTTTCAGCAAATGATTCATCTAGTTTGGAAGACTCTGCTTGGAGGAACAAAGAAAAGCTTCAGTATGTTGATGGAAAATCCTGGTTGAGTGGAATTGAATATAATGACATACCTAACAGAAGTGCTTCTAATTTTCAAAGAACTTCTTCCACTG GGACTGAATCTGATAGGTCAGGAAAAAGAATGGGAGATAGCAACATAGTTTGTCCCTCTCAGAGAACATCAATGGAGTTTACATTGCGTGATGGAGATGATTCTGTTCCTGCAAGTACAAATATATGCAGTTCAGCTTTGAATACTTCGGTCAAACTGAAAGTTGAACCATTAGATTATAGTAACTTGCAAAACCCAGAGAGGAGCACTTTTGGTAACATGGTATCAGTGAAGTGTGAAGAGGACATCTCTGATGGGATAGACCATATGCTATTTCGAGATCGGATGAAGCTGCTTACACCATTTGAGGGTTTTAAATTGAACTTTTCCAACAATTTTGAGTGCTTGGGGCAAAGTGAGCCTGCTGCCTTTGGATTTAGCCTCTTTGTTTCAGAACCTGCCAAACCTATAATGATAAGCCGTCCAAGGAGTAGAAAGaagactgccac GGATTCGGTTGTAACAGCATTAGAAGAAGATGCACCTGAACTTCTCAAG GTGTTGCGTGATCAAGGTGTGTCAGTTGATGAAATTAAGCTTTATGGGGAGTCAGAGAATTACGATGCCTTAGATGAATCATTCAACGAAGATAGCTTCTCAGAGCTTGAAGCTGTGATGACAAAG CTTTTCTCTCAGCGCAGccattttttaaagttttcttcTATACGATGTGCTAAGGGCTCAAAACCTAGTTATTGCTTGGCTTGCCTATTCTCACTTGTGGAGCAG ACACGTTATCTGCAGTTCCGTAGATGGCCAGTTGAATGGGGTTGGTGCCGGGATCTTCAATCATTTATATTTGTCTTTAAAAGACACCACAG AATTGTACTTGAACGTCCAGAATATGGTTATGCAACATACTTCTTTGAGCTGTTAGATTCCTTACCCGTTGGTTGGCAGGTGATGAGATTGGTGACTGCCATGAAGCTTACTAGGTGTGGCAGGATAACGCTGATTGAGAACAAACCATTATCG GTTGGCGAAGACTTGAGTGAAGGTGAGGCAAAGGTGTTAATGCAGTATGGTTGGGTCCCGAATACTGGCTTGGGAACAATGCTCAATTACTGTGACAGAGTTGTCCATGATAGAAAAAATGAGAGCGACAGCTCGGAATGGAGATCAAAAATAGGAAAGCTGCTAGTAGATGCATATAACGGTGGAAATATTGTCTCTGCTAGTCTTGTAGAGGATGTCATCGAACAGGACAGTGAGCGAACACAGATTAAAACTGAACTTTGA